The following are encoded together in the Humulus lupulus chromosome 5, drHumLupu1.1, whole genome shotgun sequence genome:
- the LOC133779952 gene encoding uncharacterized protein LOC133779952: MCAYTLRSTATAEISHGELGLDPVLLLKLAYFACDISLSLPMGRRRKVILKPAVVSDESTVEVLPSNFEVESETINVEEFHEPCAELEIDRGVEEVDEGCSIRSSSRAVNWAEEVEGNDFQNSAKEVWSKFKSNQVLTPSTRLDFTKPMKVGDQVVARLDLEEVEVEASFWRNAIVCIVLGANPPFRVFEGFVKRIWGNLGVDKIVRMHSGFTLVNLRDEATRDLILETGVIHFDRKPVVLRPWTTDLDSVRMVKSVPVWIRLNGLGLQYWGKNSLSALVVNGSESDNQQVPGAARPENSEPFIAVPDTEGRDETLSKGIESKESNNEQSSHSSSQLGGTSRTDIVGTWSTPKRRGSKQVVATHHKAVVAPSKANVSNGWNVRGMNKKDKQKAILDVCKENKVGFGAFFETKVKHEKIQEVFGNNCHNWDYFSSSIISGRILIIWHAKFVKVDILFEDPQLVHCRVKVSGQKDMFLATVVYGSNSMLDRKSLWDKLANIGHPNYPWIIFGDFNAMFSFQDRNGGRHILAKDIVDAQDWVALGQVEEFQCFEAHFTWSNKHDIGDRIFSKLDREINKVGIKPFRFCNHWLQYSRFKEAVLGSWNTTSGSAGGLNQLVKKLLRVKHVLKRFNREEVGNVVLDYKLAKEELSIVQEAISTNPSDHSMQLAVSQAQQYFSIMQKRYSCFLKHPSKINWVVFSDENSKYFHAVMRKRRLENRITSFITGDKTEDDYEKVVNHFLSHFEQFMGRSSSATMDLDLDCMNQGNSLSVEQQVRLLRPFSKRDVKKAMFSIHSSKSPGLDGFGSGFFKGLWGIIGAKISQAVLGFFQDGFLPKSLNETVISLIPKVADPKSASDYRPIACCNTLYKCISKLLCTRLSEVLPFLVHSNQGAFIKNRNLAHNIMIFQDLLKGYTRKNISARCIMKIDLSKAYDTVDWLFVEKLLKSLCFPSRFINWIMVCLKGTSYSLLMNGRIQGSFKGEKGLRQGDPISPLLFVLIMEYLTRLLAHNAGKKGFGFHPLCKHLRLTNLCFADDLIIFCKGLSASKTKSNVFFGGVKDEAKLKILDLMQMDEGTFPLKYLGVHLRPTKWKAADCGVILDKLHKNLNCWASRNLSFAGRAQLIHSVLIGIRNFWMGIFILPSKVTAAIDKCCRDFLWGSRGNRSKLHLPSWEKVCLPKKLGGIGFREGKKWNMALMAKYIWASSSKQDCLWVKWINSIYLKDHTIWSIPIKQDMSWYFKKLLKLRQSTDYNSLKLAEKGATLYFIWKNRNNCIFELACYSSRSVSFDIRKVVKCRILGLGLLRSSKMDSYLINVVEGW, translated from the exons ATGTGTGCATATACACtccgctcgaccgccacagccgagatATCACATGGGGAGCTAGGGTTGGATCCTGTTTTGCTGCTTAAgttggcttatttt GCGTGTgatatttctctctctcttcccatgGGTCGGAGGAGGAAAGTAATATTGAAGCCGGCGGTGGTTTCCGATGAGTCTACGGTGGAGGTCCTCCCTTCGAATTTTGAAGTGGAGTCTGAGACGATCAATGTTGAGGAATTTCATGAACCCTGTGCTGAGCTAGAGATTGACCGTGGAGTCGAGGAGGTTGATGAAGGGTGTTCAATTCGTTCTTCGTCTAGAGCAGTGAATTGGGCTGAGGAGGTTGAGGGTAATGACTTTCAGAATTCTGCTAAGGAAGTTTGGAGTAAATTCAAATCAAACCAGGTACTCACCCCTTCGACTAGATTGGATTTTACTAAACCTATGAAAGTAGGTGACCAGGTTGTAGCTAGGCTTGATCTGGAAGAGGTGGAGGTTGAGGCGTCTTTTTGGAGGAATGCTATTGTCTGTATTGTGCTAGGCGCCAACCCTCCTTTTCGAGTGTTTGAGGGTTTTGTCAAACGAATATGGGGGAACTTAGGGGTTGATAAGATAGTGCGTATGCACTCAGGATTCACTTTGGTAAACTTGAGGGATGAGGCCACTCGAGACCTGATTCTGGAAACGGGGGTCATTCACTTTGACAGAAAACCAGTTGTCCTTCGCCCATGGACTACAGATTTGGATTCGGTTAGAATGGTCAAGTCTGTTCCGGTTTGGATTCGTTTGAATGGTTTGGGATTGCAATATTGGGGTAAGAATAGCCTCAGTGCACTG GTAGTTAATGGATCTGAGAGTGATAATCAGCAAGTACCAGGAGCTGCTAGACCAGAAAACAGTGAGCCATTTATTGCAGTACCTGATACGGAAGGAAGGGATGAGACTTTATCTAAGGGTATTGAGTCAAAGGAGAGTAATAATGAACAGAGTTCACATAGCTCTTCTCAGTTAGGTGGAACTAGTAGAACAGACATTGTTGGTACTTGGTCTACTCCTAAAAGACGTGGGTCTAAACAGGTTGTGGCTACTCACCACAAGGCAGTGGTAGCTCCCAGTAAGGCTAATGTTAGTAATG GGTGGAATGTGAGGGGTATGAATAAAAAAGATAAGCAAAAGGCGATTTTAGATGTTTGTAAGGAGAATAAGGTTGGTTTTGGAGCTTTTTTTGAAACGAAGGTGAAACATGAGAAGATTCAAGAAGTTTTTGGGAATAATTGTCACAATTGGGACTACTTTTCTAGTTCTATCATCTCTGGTAGGATTTTGATTATTTGGCATGCTAAGTTTGTGAAGGTAGATATTTTATTTGAGGACCCTCAACTTGTCCATTGTAGAGTTAAAGTCAGTGGGCAGAAGGATATGTTCCTTGCTACGGTAGTGTATGGTAGCAACTCAATGCTGGATAGGAAATCCCTTTGGGACAAGCTAGCTAACATTGGGCATCCGAATTATCCTTGGATCATATTCGGGGACTTCAATGCCATGTTTAGCTTTCAGGATAGGAATGGAGGGAGACATATTTTAGCTAAAGATATTGTTGATGCTCAAGATTGGGTGGCTTTAGGCCAAGTGGAAGAATTTCAATGCTTCGAGGCGCACTTTACTTGGTCCAATAAGCATGATATAGGAGACCGGATATTTTCCAAACTTGATAGG GAGATTAACAAAGTGGGGATCAAGCCGTTCAGATTTTGCAATCACTGGCTCCAATACAGTAGATTCAAAGAGGCTGTCTTGGGTAGCTGGAATACTACTTCTGGTTCGGCAGGGGGTCTGAATCAGCTAGTTAAGAAGCTGTTGAGAGTGAAGCATGTTCTGAAACGTTTTAACAGGGAGGAGGTTGGTAATGTTGTGTTGGATTATAAGCTTGCCAAGGAGGAGCTTAGTATAGTTCAGGAGGCCATATCAACTAATCCTTCTGATCATTCTATGCAGCTAGCTGTCAGTCAAGCTCAGCAGTATTTCTCTATCATGCAGAAGCGTTATTCCTGTTTCCTTAAGCATCCGAGTAAGATTAACTGGGTTGTTTTTAGTGATGAGAATTCGAAATACTTTCATGCTGTTATGAGGAAAAGAAGGCTTGAAAACAGAATCACTTCTTTTATTACTGGAGACAAAACTGAAGATGACTATGAGAAAGTTGTCAATCATTTTTTATCCCATTTTGAGCAATTTATGGGGAGGAGTAGTTCGGCTACCATGGATCTGGACCTAGATTGTATGAACCAGGGTAATAGTCTTTCAGTGGAGCAACAAGTGCGATTATTAAGACCTTTTAGTAAGAGAGATGTGAAAAAGGCTATGTTTAGCATTCATTCTTCTAAAAGTCCTGGATTGGATGGTTTTGGTTCAGGTTTTTTTAAGGGATTATGGGGAATCATTGGAGCTAAAATATCCCAAGCTGTATTAGGCTTTTTCCAGGATGGTTTCTTGCCTAAATCCTTGAATGAAACAGTGATCTCTCTCATCCCTAAGGTAGCAGACCCAAAATCAGCTAGTGACTACAGGCCAATTGCCTGTTGTAATACCCTTTATAAGTGTATTTCGAAGTTGCTTTGTACTAGGCTCTCGGAGGTGCTTCCTTTCCTAGTTCATAGCAACCAAGGGGCCTTTATAAAGAACAGAAATCTTGCCCATAATATCATGATATTCCAGGATCTCCTAAAAGGGTATACTAGGAAGAATATATCAGCTAGATGCATAATGAAGATTGATCTTAGCAAGGCCTACGATACCGTCGATTGGCTCTTTGTGGAGAAGTTGCTTAAGAGTCTATGTTTCCCGTCTAGATTTATTAATTGGATCATGGTTTGTCTTAAAGGAACGAGTTACAGCCTCCTCATGAATGGTAGAATTCAGGGGTCCTTTAAAGGGGAAAAAGGTCTTCGTCAAGGTGACCCAATATCGCCTCTTTTATTTGTTTTGATAATGGAGTACCTAACTAGACTCTTGGCTCACAATGCTGGTAAAAAAGGTTTTGGATTCCACCCTTTGTGCAAACATCTTAGATTAACTAACCTTTGCTTCGCAGATGATTTGATCATTTTTTGCAAAG GTCTTTCAGCGAGTAAAACTAAATCTAATGTCTTCTTTGGAGGCGTTAAGGATGAAGCTAAACTCAAGATTCTTGATCTTATGCAAATGGATGAAGGTACCTTCCCTTTGAAGTACTTAGGAGTTCATCTTAGGCCTACTAAATGGAAGGCTGCAGATTGTGGGGTGATCCTGGATAAATTGCACAAGAACCTTAACTGCTGGGCAAGTAGGAACTTATCCTTTGCAGGGCGGGCTCAACTTATTCATTCAGTGCTGATTGGTATTAGGAACTTTTGGATGGGTATCTTCATTCTGCCTTCTAAAGTCACAGCTGCTATTGATAAATGTTGTCGCGATTTCCTTTGGGGTTCTAGAGGAAATAGGAGTAAGCTTCATCTCCCTTCATGGGAGAAGGTGTGTCTTCCGAAAAAGTTGGGTGGTATTGGCTTTCGTGAAGGCAAGAAGTGGAATATGGCCTTGATGGCTAAGTATATTTGGGCCTCATCTAGTAAGCAAGACTGTCTTTGGGTTAAATGGATCAATTCCATTTATCTTAAAGATCATACCATATGGAGTATTCCTATTAAGCAAGATATGAGTTGGTACTTTAAGAAGCTTCTCAAACTTAGGCAGTCTACTGATTATAATTCTTTGAAGCTTGCTGAAAAGGGAG CAACTTTGTatttcatttggaaaaacaggaACAATTGTATATTTGAATTAGCTTGCTATTCTTCTAGAAGTGTTAGCTTTGACATTAGGAAAGTTGTTAAATGTAGAATCTTGGGTTTGGGTCTTCTTAGATCTAGCAAAATGGACAGTTATTTGATCAATGTTGTAGAGGGTTGGTAG
- the LOC133778184 gene encoding uncharacterized protein LOC133778184 has protein sequence MIEESLERASSPHVLDSTVNAWITPSPNVSYGTVNSRMAPCLHVRDQLNYGLTQLMNELQIIEPVMGGPSKVGENKTTDVAAHLVKAEANQASSSKAGNKRKGGQNNNPKPAKAAKASAQTPKGKNKKGKGKCFHCKEKGHWKQDCPKYLADKNKAS, from the exons atgattgaggaatccctagaacgagcatcgtctccacatgttcttgatagcaccgtaaatgcttggataacaccgtctccgAACGTAAGTTATGgcaccgtgaattctcggatggcaccgtgtctgcacgttcgtgatcaactcaactatggtctgacgcagctcatgaacgagcttcagattattgaacctgtcatgggtggacctagtaaagtaggtgaaaataagactactgatgttgctgctcatctagttaaggctgaagctaaccaagcttcatcttcgaaagctggaaacaagaggaaaggtgggcaaaacaataaccccaagcctgcaaaagctgcaaaggcgagtgcacagacgcctaaggggaaaaacaagaaaggtaaaggtaaatgttttcactgcaaagaaaaggggcattggaaacaagattgccccaagtatctagcagataaaaacaaag cttcttga